One genomic region from Equus asinus isolate D_3611 breed Donkey chromosome 10, EquAss-T2T_v2, whole genome shotgun sequence encodes:
- the LOC106842746 gene encoding adapter SH3BGRL-like isoform X2, whose amino-acid sequence MVTCVYIASSSGSLAIKKKQQDVLGFLEANKIGFEEEDIAVNEENRKWMRENVPENSQPATGYPLPPQVFTETQYRGDYEDFFEARENSAVYSFLGLTGPPGSKETEAQTKQHEA is encoded by the coding sequence ATGGTGACCTGTGTGTATATTGCATCTTCCTCTGGCTCTCTGGCGATTAAGAAGAAACAGCAAGATGTGCTTGGTTTCTTAGAAGCTAACAAAATAGGATTTGAAGAAGAAGATATTGCAGTCAATGAAGAAAATCGGAAGTGGATGAGAGAAAATGTACCTGAAAACAGTCAACCAGCCACAGGGTACCCCCTGCCACCTCAGGTTTTCACTGAAACCCAGTACCGTGGGGACTATGAGGACTTCTTTGAAGCCAGAGAAAACAGTGCAGTGTATTCCTTTTTAGGCTTGACAGGCCCACCTGGTtcaaaggaaacagaagctcagacaAAGCAGCATGAAGCTTAA